Proteins encoded by one window of Marixanthomonas sp. SCSIO 43207:
- a CDS encoding succinate dehydrogenase/fumarate reductase iron-sulfur subunit: MKLTLKIWRQKNASTKGSLQTYPIDGVEGDMSFLEMLDVLNEQLIEKGDEPVVFDHDCREGICGSCSLQINGEPHGPQRHTTTCQLHMRSFKDGDTIVIEPFRATAFPVIKDLVVDRSAFDRIQQAGGYVSVNTSGNTIDANATPVEKENADEAFNSATCIGCGACVAACVNASAMLFTSAKVSQFALLPQGEVEATRRVLNMVEQMDKEGFGACSNTGACFIECPKDISLENIARINREYLKASAEG, encoded by the coding sequence ATGAAGCTTACTTTAAAAATATGGCGTCAAAAAAACGCTAGCACAAAAGGAAGTTTACAAACTTATCCTATTGATGGAGTTGAAGGAGATATGTCTTTCTTAGAAATGTTGGATGTTTTAAATGAACAACTCATTGAAAAAGGAGACGAACCTGTAGTTTTTGATCACGACTGTCGAGAAGGAATTTGCGGCTCGTGTTCACTTCAAATTAACGGAGAACCGCATGGTCCACAAAGACACACAACTACCTGTCAATTACATATGCGTAGTTTTAAAGATGGTGATACAATCGTTATTGAACCCTTTAGAGCAACAGCATTTCCGGTAATTAAAGATTTGGTTGTAGATCGCAGTGCTTTTGACAGAATTCAACAAGCTGGGGGATATGTATCTGTAAATACTTCAGGAAATACAATTGATGCAAACGCAACTCCCGTTGAAAAGGAAAACGCAGATGAAGCGTTTAACTCTGCAACGTGTATTGGTTGCGGTGCGTGTGTAGCAGCTTGTGTTAATGCAAGTGCAATGTTATTTACTTCTGCAAAAGTGAGTCAATTTGCATTGCTGCCTCAAGGAGAAGTTGAAGCTACAAGACGTGTGCTAAATATGGTTGAGCAAATGGATAAAGAAGGTTTTGGTGCGTGTAGTAACACCGGAGCTTGTTTTATTGAATGTCCTAAAGATATTTCGCTTGAAAATATTGCACGAATTAATCGTGAGTACCTAAAAGCAAGTGCCGAAGGATAA